Proteins found in one Paralichthys olivaceus isolate ysfri-2021 chromosome 19, ASM2471397v2, whole genome shotgun sequence genomic segment:
- the tmem200a gene encoding transmembrane protein 200A codes for MTAAAGVLTGLAKLKRQDSARSQLRSGQSTSPGLGNPVPEAPPRKRKRRTDVVVVRGRLRLYSASGFFLLLGLVILAIGICMATLGYWPHRETMPSAKSTIGGGSKTAAAGGDKSSSTREGAGAKMSVTEGDEGMSSRSHDVQGTPSKQTGGALTRFLEQHLHSERMKMFGPFTMGIGIFIFICANAILHENRDRETKIIHMRDMYSTVIDIHRLRQKEQKQHHRNSAYAREVGDLRGFGADNAARRASNSLLAFSSRAGGGGGSMEEEVLLGDEFHRQREQAKLDCSFAGLLAPLYKDRPLCGPGLGLGHSDSMHHQWSMDGDGEKGGHHARSIVSSSISAFTLPVIKLNNCVIDEPEMEVITEEDRGGERRDRERAQPLSSMESLVVPVASIAKASKPPSLHRSNSASSSSHCSSISSSSLSPAPSSTSGCWLSPGAARSDFGSNNSLHMLSSHSKSLDLERGPCMLSVHPEQRKHPSWPRLDRSNSSRSISGNRGSSKGYTRLEDREEPGERLLDMSLSATARRDFSKREKLLMISRSHNNLSFEHDEFNSNTLKRGSSETRF; via the exons ATGACTGCAGCAGCCGGTGTGCTAACAGGCTTGGCCAAGCTAAAACGCCAGGACTCTGCCCGCTCTCAGCTTCGATCTGGACAGTCTACATCACCAGGCCTGGGAAACCCCGTCCCAGAGGCTCCTCCCAG AAAAAGGAAACGACGCACCGATGTTGTGGTGGTACGCGGCAGGCTCCGCCTCTACTCCGCCTCTGGGTTTTTCCTCCTCCTGGGACTGGTCATCTTAGCCATAGGGATCTGCATGGCGACGCTGGGTTACTGGCCGCACAGGGAAACCATGCCCTCGGCCAAATCGACGATTGGAGGAGGATCAAAGAcggcagcagctggaggagacaAGTCTTCTTCCACACGTGAAGGAGCCGGAGCCAAGATGTCCGTCACAGAGGGGGATGAGGGTATGTCCAGCAGGAGCCATGATGTGCAAG GGACACCCTCCAAGCAGACAGGGGGGGCTCTGACGAGGTTCCTGGAGCAGCATCTTCACTCTGAGCGGATGAAGATGTTTGGGCCTTTCACCATGGGCATTGggatttttatctttatttgtgcTAATGCCATTCTtcatgaaaacagagacagagaaacaaag ATAATCCATATGAGAGACATGTACTCCACGGTTATTGACATCCATCGCCTCAGGCAGAAGGAGCAAAAACAGCACCACCGCAACAGCGCCTATGCAAGAGAAGTTGGGGACCTTCGAGGCTTCGGAGCTGATAACGCAGCTCGAAGAGCCAGCAACTCCCTCCTGGCGTTCTCCTCTCgtgctggaggtggaggaggctctatggaggaggaggtgctgttGGGTGATGAGtttcacagacagagagagcaggctAAGTTGGATTGTAGCTTTGCGGGCCTGCTGGCGCCGCTCTACAAAGATCGGCCCCTCTGTGGGCCTGGGCTGGGGCTGGGCCACTCTGATTCAATGCACCATCAGTGGTCGATGGACGGAGACGGGGAAAAGGGAGGACACCATGCTCGCTCTatcgtctcctcctccatctctgctttTACTCTCCCTGTTATAAAACTCAACAACTGTGTTATTGATGAGCCAGAGATGGAGGTGATCACTGAGGAggatagaggaggagagaggagagacagagagagggcgCAGCCCCTGAGCTCCATGGAGTCTCTGGTGGTTCCAGTAGCATCGATTGCCAAGGCCTCCAAACCGCCGAGCTTACACCGAAgtaactctgcctcctcctcatcccacTGCTCCTCTATCTCCtcgtcctccctctcccctgctCCCTCCTCTACCTCAGGCTGCTGGCTCTCTCCGGGAGCAGCCAGGAGTGACTTTGGCTCCAACAACTCTCTGCACATGCTCAGCAGCCACTCTAAATCTCTGGACCTGGAGCGCGGGCCGTGCATGCTCAGCGTGCACCCGGAGCAGCGCAAGCACCCCAGCTGGCCCCGCCTCGACCGTAGCAACAGCAGCCGCAGTATCAGCGGCAACAGGGGCAGCAGTAAAGGCTACACGCGGCTGGAGGACAGGGAGGAGCCAGGGGAGCGGCTGCTAGACATGTCATTGTCGGCGACAGCGAGGCGCGACTTCAGTAAGCGCGAGAAGCTGCTAATGATATCGAGGTCGCATAACAATCTGAGCTTTGAACATGACGAGTTTAACAGCAACACACTGAAGAGAGGCAGCTCTGAGACTCGATTCTGA